A region of the Exiguobacterium aurantiacum DSM 6208 genome:
GATTCGATTGATGCTCGCCCAAGTGTTTCAAAACCTCGGCATCGAGGTCGATACGGCGAGCGACGGGCTCTGCGCCTGGGAGAAACTCGAACAGAACGGATATGATTTAGTGTTACTCGATATGAACATGCCGCGTATGTTCGGGCATGAAGTGCTTCGCAACATGCGACAACAAGACATCGACACACCGGTCATGATCATGACGGCGTTCGGCGAGAAGACGACGATCGAAGAAGTGCAACGACTCGGCATCGCGGCCCAGTTCGAGAAGCCGTTCGACATTTATGGAATGATCGAGAAAGTGAAGGAAGTGTTAGAAATCTGACGTTTCGTCACGAAGATGACATATGTAAACGCTTGCGCAGAGCCATTTCTATCCCCGAATAGCATAGGCACACGTTTCGACGTGTGTTATAATGGGAACGAATTGCACGGGGGCATTTTTCCCAAAGTGCACAATAGCGAACAGACAGGAGGATGTCATTATGCCATTAGTATCAATGACAGAAATGCTTAACAAAGCATTCGAAGGCAAGTATGCAGTAGGCCAATTCAACATCAACAACCTCGAGTGGACGCAAGCGATTCTTCGCGCTGCGGAAGACGAGAAATCACCAGTTATCCTCGGTGTATCAGAAGGTGCAGCGAAGTACATGGGTGGCTTCACAACAGTTGTCAAAATGGTTGAAGGTCTCATGCACGACTACAACATCACTGTTCCAGTTGCAATCCACCTCGACCACGGTTCATCTTTCGACAAGTGTAAAGCAGCGATCGACGCTGGTTTCACATCTGTTATGATCGACGGTTCACACCACCCGATCGAAGAGAACATCGAAATGACGAAACAAGTCGTTGAATACGCACACGCTAAAGGCGCTTCAGTTGAAGCGGAAGTCGGCACAGTCGGCGGCGAAGAAGACGGCGTCGTTGGCGGCGTACAATACGCTGACCTTGACGAATGTGTTCGTGTCGTAACAGAAGCGAAAGTTGACGCTCTTGCGGCAGCACTCGGATCTGTACACGGAGAATACCAAGGCGAGCCAAAACTCGGCTTCAAAGAGATGGAAGAAATCGCAGAAGCGACAAAAACTCCACTCGTTCTTCACGGCGGTTCAGGTATCCCTGAGCACCAAATCAAAAAAGCAATCGAGCTCGGCCACAGCAAAATCAACGTCAACACGGAGTGCCAACAAGAATGGACTCGTGCGGTACGTGAGAAAGTCGCTGCTGACTCGAAAGTATATGACCCACGTAAAATCATCGGACCTGGTATCGAGGCGATCTACAACGTCGTTACTGGCAAGATGCGTGAGTTCGGTTCAAGCAACCAAGCATAATCCTGTCACATCAAGTCGACTCTTTTCGAAGAGTCGACTTTTTTCATTGAAACTTCTCTCACGTTAGCTCGTAACAAATCACTAAGGAGGGATTTGATGAAGTATATAGAACGTCAGACCGAGCTATTTTGGCGCGTCTTTTATGTGTTGGCGGCCATCATGCTCATCGGCCTTGCCTTCATGATCACGATTGCCCCGCTCGTCCTCATCTGGTTGAACCCAGCCCCGTACATGATTCCGCTCTTGTCCATCGTTGCGCTAGGTGGGTTCGGGGTGTACTGGTTCTTCAACATGTTTCGACAGTTGTTTTGGAAGGAACGTCATCGATCCCATTATGAGATAACAGCGACTCACTTGGATGGTGTGACGTGGCGCGTCGAGCCGGGCGAATCGGTCGAACAATCAATTCGCCTCGGGGCGATTGAACAGGTCGTCTTCTTCCCGGCCATCGTCCGGAAGACACAACCGTCCCCGACCGTCCCGATCGGGCGGCCGACGATCGATTTTTGTCCGATGCTTGCGATTATGACGGCTGACGAATCCGTGGAAATCTTGTTCGACCCGCGTGACCTCGATCAGTTCGACCGATGGATCGCTTATTTCCATGAGCGGGGCACACCGCTCTATTACACGCCGAAGTGGCTCTATTGGATTGGTGCGAATATCGCGACACGTGAGGAACGTTTTGCTTTATTGAACGAGCCGGATGAATTGATTCCATTCGTTTACACTGGTGACATTCCGACTGATGAAGCGACGGCAGCGACAGCGTGGATTGAAACGTATGGAATTGAACGGCAACGTGAAGGCCCGCACGAGACACATTACGTGAAGCAGGCGAAAATCATGAAGTGGACAGCGCTAGGGACCGTCCTCGGCATCGCGTTGCTCGCGGCGTCAATGCTCGGTATCGCGGCCTTCACGTAAATGGTGTGGCAATTCGGAGCGGACTTCCTCATAATAAGGAGTGTAAGCGATCACATTTCGAGGAGGAATACACATGCAATTTTTCATTGACACCGCAAATGTGGAAGACATCAAGAAAGCCCACCGGATGGGCGTCATCGGGGGCGTGACGACCAATCCATCGCTCGTCGCGAAAGAAGGCGTCGACTTCCATACACGGCTTCGTGAGATTTGTGAGATCGTCGGGGATCTCTCGGTCAGTGCGGAAGTTATTGCACTCGATGCAGCGGGTATGGTTGAAGAAGGAAAGGAACTTGCGGCCATCGCACCGAATATTACAGTCAAGGTACCGATGACACCAGATGGCATGCAAGCCGTCCATGAATTCTCAAAGCTCGGCATCAAGACGAACGTGACGCTCATCTTTAACGCCAACCAGGCGCTCTTAGCGGCACGTGCCGGTGCGTCATACGTCTCACCGTTCATCGGTCGTCTCGATGATATCGGGCAAGACGGTCTTGACCTTGTCGAGACGATCGCGGATATTTTCGCGCTCCACGGCATCGAGACGGAAATCATTGCCGCATCGGTCCGTCATCCGGTACATGTGACGAAAGCGGCCTTACTCGGTGCCGACATCGCCACCGTACCGTATAAAGTCATCGAACAGATGATGAAACATCCGCTCACTGACAAAGGAATCGAGCAGTTCCTAGCGGATTGGAACAACGCTCAATCCAAATAAGTTCGTCGTAGAAAGGTTTGATCATCGTGGAAATTCTCCATATCGT
Encoded here:
- a CDS encoding response regulator, which codes for MSRMLIADDQDGIRLMLAQVFQNLGIEVDTASDGLCAWEKLEQNGYDLVLLDMNMPRMFGHEVLRNMRQQDIDTPVMIMTAFGEKTTIEEVQRLGIAAQFEKPFDIYGMIEKVKEVLEI
- the fba gene encoding class II fructose-1,6-bisphosphate aldolase: MPLVSMTEMLNKAFEGKYAVGQFNINNLEWTQAILRAAEDEKSPVILGVSEGAAKYMGGFTTVVKMVEGLMHDYNITVPVAIHLDHGSSFDKCKAAIDAGFTSVMIDGSHHPIEENIEMTKQVVEYAHAKGASVEAEVGTVGGEEDGVVGGVQYADLDECVRVVTEAKVDALAAALGSVHGEYQGEPKLGFKEMEEIAEATKTPLVLHGGSGIPEHQIKKAIELGHSKINVNTECQQEWTRAVREKVAADSKVYDPRKIIGPGIEAIYNVVTGKMREFGSSNQA
- the fsa gene encoding fructose-6-phosphate aldolase, which produces MQFFIDTANVEDIKKAHRMGVIGGVTTNPSLVAKEGVDFHTRLREICEIVGDLSVSAEVIALDAAGMVEEGKELAAIAPNITVKVPMTPDGMQAVHEFSKLGIKTNVTLIFNANQALLAARAGASYVSPFIGRLDDIGQDGLDLVETIADIFALHGIETEIIAASVRHPVHVTKAALLGADIATVPYKVIEQMMKHPLTDKGIEQFLADWNNAQSK